TCAGTAGTCAGTAGTGAGTAGTCAGTAGTCGGAGAGAGAGAATTGGGAGGATACAAGAAACTTGAAGTATATAATAGGTCATATCAGATGGCCTTACGAGTACACAAGTTAACCCAAGACTTTCCATCACATGAAAGGCATGAATTAGGGAGTCAACTTCGAAGAGCAGCAGTATCAATAGTACTAAACATAGCAGAAGGATATGGCAGAGTAAAATCGGAGAAAGAGTTCATGCACTTTCTTAGAAATGCATTAGGTTCATGCAACGAAACAAGAGTGTTAATAGACCTCGTTAAAGACTTGGGATATATAGATAGTCAGATACACTCTGAACTGAGTCAAGAATACGAGATAGTAAGCAAACAAATATATCGACTCAGAGAAGCATGGACTAAAGAATAACCGACTACAGACAACTGACCACTGACTACTGAGATGGTAGGGGAGCGTTCTGTATGCGGCGAAGCTATACCGTAAGGAGTAGTGGAGCGTACAGAAGCGAGAATGCCGGTATAAGTAAGCGAAAAGGCAGGTGAGAATCCTGCCCGCCGAAAGCCTAAGGTTTTCTGGGGAAGGGTCGTCCGCCCAGAGTAAGCCGGGGCCTAAGCCGAGGCCGAAAGGCGTAGGTGATGGAGAATCGGTTGATAATCCGATGCCACTGGCGGCCGTTTGAAGGATGGGGTGACACAGGAGGGAAGGCTGAGCGTGCGGTTGGAAAGGCACGTCCAAGGCGGTAGGGTGGAAGGCAGGCAAAACCGTCTTCCGTAGAGCCTGAGAGCCGAAGGGGAGCGAAAATAAGTAGCGAAGCAGCCCGTGCCCATACTGTCAAGAAAAACCTCTAACGAGGCTTAGCCGGTGCCCGTACCGCAAACCGACACAGGTAGGCGGGGTGAGAATCCTAAGGCGCGCGAGAGAACCCTCGTTAAGGAACTCGGCAAAATGACCCCGTAACTTCGGGAGAAGGGGTGCCCCGTTAGCGTGAAGTACCGAGCGTATGGAGCGCGAGGGGGCCGCAGAGAAAGGGCCCAAGCGACTGTTTACCAAAAACACAGGTCCCTGCCAAATCGAAAGATGACGTATAGGGGCTGACGCCTGCCCGGTGCTGGAAGGTTAAGGGGAGGGGTTAGCGGCAACGCGAAGCTCTGAACCGAAGCCCCAGTAAACGGCGGCCGTAACTATAACGGTCCTAAGGTAGCGAAATTCCTTGTCGGGTAAGTTCCGACCCGCACGAAAGGCGTAACGATTTGGGCGCTGTCTCGACGAGGGGCTCGGCGAACTTGTAATACCCGTGAAGATGCGGGTTACCTGCGACAGGACAGAAAGACCCCGTGGAGCTTTACTGCAACCTGATATTGGGTTTTGGTATTGCATGTACAGGATAGGTGGGAGGCTGAGATACCAGGACGCCAGTTTTGGTGGAGCCGTCGTTGGGATACCACCCTTGGAGTATTGAAGCTCTAACACAGCGCCGTGAAACCGGTGCGTGGACAGTGTCAGGCGGGCAGTTTGACTGGGGCGGTCGCCTCCCAAAAGGTAACGGAGGCGCCCAAAGGTTCCCTCAGCGCGGTTGGAAATCGCGCGTTAGAGTGTAAAGGCAGAAGGGAGCTTGACAGCGAGACATACAGGTCGAGCTGGGACGAAAGTCGGGCTTAGTGATCCGGCGGTTTTGAGTGGAAGAGCCGTCGCTCAACGGATAAAAGCTACCCCGGGGATAACAGGCTTATCTCCCCCAAGAGTCCACATCGACGGGGAGGTTTGGCACCTCGATGTCGGCTCATCGCATCCTGGGGCTGTAGTAGGTCCCAAGGGTTGGGCTGTTCGCCCATTAAAGCGGTACGTGAGCTGGGTTCAGAACGTCGTGAGACAGTTCGGTCCCTATCCGTCGCAGGCGCAGGAAACTTGAGAGGAGCTGTCCCTAGTACGAGAGGACCGGGATGGACAGACCGCTGGTGTACCAGTTGTTCCGCCAGGAGCAGCGCTGGGTAGCCAAGTCTGGACGGGATAAGCGCTGAAAGCATCTAAGCGCGAAGCCCCCCTCGAGATGAGGTTTCCCACAGTGTTAAGCTGGTAAGACCCCTGGCAGACTACCAGGTAGATAGGCCGGAGGTGTAAGCTGGGCAACCAGTTGAGCTGACCGGTACTAATAGGTCGAGGGCTTGACCTTAAAAAGCTTGCTTGCGAGAGCGCTGTGCAGTTTTGAGAGAACGCGGGTCAGGCTTAATGATTCTTAAAATTTTTTGCAAATAGGTTTAAGATTTTTAAGAATCATTAGGTCCGACCCTTAAGAAAAGTTTCTGGTGACGATATCGGAGGGGGTACACCCGTTCCCATCCCGAACACGGTAGTTAAGCCCTCCAGAGCCGATGGTACTTGGGGCGAAGGCCCCCGGGAGAGTAGGTCGTCGCCAGAAAAATTTTTAACCCCATGGCATTGCCGTGGGGTTTTAACTTGTTTTAAACTAAAAAGTGTATAAAAACATAGGGGAAGGGAGAGAGAGAGAAACGGACGGCGGTTTGGAAAGGGGCAAGTTGCGCCTGGAAAGGGATGCTTTTGCCCGGTATCTCGGCATTGTGATTGATGAAATAAAACCCGGTTATGCCCGTGCAACCATGAAGGTTACAAAAGAGCTGTTAAACGGGACCGGGATCACCCACGGAAGCGCCGTGTTCGCCCTGGCGGACATAGCATTTGCCGCTGCCAGCAATTCACACGGGCCTGAAGCAGTCGGTTTGAACGTGAATATAAATTATCTGAAAGCTACCAGAGAAGGTGCAACATTAACGGCCGTTGCCAGGGAGGAGAATTTGACAAGAAGAACGGGTGTCTACCGGATGGAAGTGATGGATGAAACCGGTGTTCTGGTGGCCGTGGCGGAGGGCCTGGTTTACCGGCGGAATGATTAAATCAAAAAGAAAATCCCCTTTATTTGCATAAAGGGGCTTATGTTTTCTTATAAACCGGCGGCTCTGCGAACTGCCGCCTGGTGGTCGGGGTCGATCCTGTTGGTTTCGTGGGTGCGGCTGTTCAGAAAATGAAGGTCGAAGTGGCCGTCAAAGTCGTTGCCGTAAATATCCTGGCTTGTCCCGTGCGGCATTCCGGCCATTGAGCAGGCAATAGCCCGGCCGTTTAAGAGAAGTACCGCCGGTCTGCGGTCCCAGCTCCACTCGCCTCCAAAAACTTCTTTCATT
The window above is part of the Pelotomaculum thermopropionicum SI genome. Proteins encoded here:
- the PaaI gene encoding Uncharacterized protein (possibly involved in aromatic compounds catabolism), with the protein product MYKNIGEGRERETDGGLERGKLRLERDAFARYLGIVIDEIKPGYARATMKVTKELLNGTGITHGSAVFALADIAFAAASNSHGPEAVGLNVNINYLKATREGATLTAVAREENLTRRTGVYRMEVMDETGVLVAVAEGLVYRRND